The following proteins are co-located in the Flectobacillus major DSM 103 genome:
- a CDS encoding glycosyltransferase family 2 protein, translating to MNTPHISIALCTYKGSKYIQEQLESIRNQSLQPSEIIICDDSSPDSTLEIINAFEAPFPIKVYVNSPALGTIKNFEKAITLCEGDLIFLCDQDDFWPSNKLEVMTNYLQENPQTMVLFSNALLVDEHLNSLNDNLWEKVRFRQQQQEQWRAGASFDILLEGNRVTGCALAIRKVFVSQVLPFPAHISNKFIHDAWIALVASITNSIDFINENLVWYRQHPLQQVGTRAQLPPKKITLKDRLTRPQSEKTAPFREKSAYYKSILDYINAHFSYTPEQLAPLIRAYNHYNLRAELPSNRLKRIIPVVKNYLKGNYHHYLDIEANKYGIYLAILGDLLE from the coding sequence ATGAATACTCCACACATTTCCATTGCCTTATGCACCTATAAAGGTTCTAAATATATACAAGAGCAACTTGAAAGTATCCGAAATCAAAGCTTACAACCCTCTGAAATCATTATTTGCGACGATAGCTCGCCCGATAGTACTCTTGAGATTATCAACGCATTTGAGGCACCATTTCCAATCAAAGTTTATGTGAATAGCCCTGCATTAGGTACTATCAAAAATTTTGAAAAAGCAATTACTTTGTGTGAAGGCGACCTGATTTTTTTGTGCGACCAAGACGATTTTTGGCCCAGCAACAAGCTCGAAGTAATGACAAACTACCTCCAAGAGAATCCCCAAACAATGGTACTTTTCTCGAATGCTTTATTGGTAGATGAACACCTCAATAGCCTCAATGATAACCTTTGGGAAAAAGTCCGTTTTAGACAACAACAGCAAGAACAGTGGCGTGCTGGGGCATCGTTCGATATTCTTTTGGAAGGCAATAGGGTTACAGGTTGTGCCTTGGCTATCAGAAAAGTATTTGTTTCTCAAGTTTTGCCCTTTCCAGCACATATTAGCAATAAATTTATTCATGACGCATGGATAGCCCTTGTTGCCTCTATTACTAATTCTATTGATTTTATCAATGAAAATTTGGTATGGTATCGCCAGCATCCTTTACAACAGGTAGGAACAAGAGCACAGTTACCTCCTAAAAAAATTACGTTGAAAGATAGACTTACTAGACCTCAGTCAGAAAAAACAGCTCCGTTTCGGGAAAAATCGGCCTATTATAAAAGTATTTTGGATTATATCAATGCTCATTTCAGCTATACTCCCGAGCAGCTGGCACCTCTTATTAGGGCATACAACCATTATAACTTACGAGCCGAGCTTCCGAGCAATCGACTTAAAAGGATTATTCCTGTTGTAAAAAATTACTTGAAAGGTAATTACCACCATTATTTAGACATCGAAGCCAATAAATACGGTATTTATTTGGCTATTTTAGGCGATTTACTAGAATAA
- a CDS encoding DEAD/DEAH box helicase: MIFDELSIIEPILKALKNEGYSQPTPIQEQAIPIILQRKDLLGCAQTGTGKTAAFSIPLLQILTEDAQKERKNNAIKALILTPTRELAIQIDESLAAYGKYTHLRHLVIFGGVPQKSQTDALQRGVDILVATPGRLLDLMSQQYVSLQYVKILVLDEADRMLDMGFVNDVKKIITKLPTKRQSLFFSATMPPSILNLAGGILDNPEKVEVTPISSTAQTINQSLFYVAKNDKKALLIHILKDTNIRSALVFTRTKHGADRIVKDLSKVGITTEAIHGNKSQNARQRALNNFKDGSTRILVATDIAARGIDVDNLAYVVNYDLPNIPETYVHRIGRTGRAGAAGIAFSFCDAEEQEFLRDIQKLIDLKIPVDEKHPYQLSELEIQKASMITAIKNTKLPQKHLPMSPANKPKKNNFKKTAKPKPKLS; the protein is encoded by the coding sequence ATGATATTTGACGAATTAAGCATTATTGAGCCAATTTTAAAGGCACTCAAAAACGAGGGGTATTCACAACCTACCCCCATTCAAGAACAAGCCATTCCTATTATTCTACAAAGAAAAGATTTGTTGGGATGTGCTCAAACAGGAACAGGCAAAACAGCCGCATTTTCAATACCTCTCTTACAAATACTTACTGAAGATGCTCAGAAAGAGCGTAAAAATAATGCTATTAAAGCACTTATCTTAACGCCCACCCGCGAATTAGCAATTCAAATTGATGAAAGCTTGGCCGCTTATGGTAAATATACTCACCTTCGCCATCTTGTGATTTTTGGAGGTGTTCCTCAAAAATCACAAACCGATGCCCTCCAACGAGGTGTCGATATTTTGGTGGCTACGCCTGGTCGACTACTGGATTTGATGAGCCAGCAATATGTTAGTTTACAGTATGTCAAAATATTGGTACTCGACGAAGCCGACCGTATGCTCGACATGGGTTTTGTGAACGATGTCAAGAAAATTATTACCAAATTACCTACCAAAAGGCAATCGTTGTTTTTCTCGGCTACGATGCCTCCTTCGATTCTTAATTTGGCGGGGGGAATTCTCGACAACCCCGAAAAAGTAGAAGTAACGCCTATTTCTTCGACAGCCCAAACTATCAATCAATCGCTTTTTTATGTTGCCAAAAATGACAAAAAAGCTCTTTTGATTCATATTTTAAAAGATACAAATATCCGTTCGGCTTTGGTTTTTACTCGTACCAAGCACGGTGCCGACCGTATCGTAAAAGACCTTAGCAAGGTGGGAATTACTACCGAGGCTATTCACGGCAACAAGTCACAGAATGCTCGTCAAAGAGCCTTAAACAACTTTAAGGATGGTAGTACTCGGATTTTGGTAGCTACTGATATTGCAGCGAGGGGTATCGATGTCGATAATCTCGCTTATGTGGTCAACTACGATTTACCGAATATTCCAGAAACCTACGTTCACCGTATTGGACGAACTGGCCGTGCTGGGGCAGCGGGTATTGCATTTTCGTTTTGTGATGCCGAAGAACAAGAGTTTTTGAGAGATATTCAAAAGCTGATTGACCTAAAAATTCCTGTAGACGAAAAGCATCCTTATCAGCTTTCAGAGTTGGAAATCCAAAAAGCGTCGATGATAACGGCTATCAAAAATACCAAATTGCCCCAAAAGCATTTGCCTATGTCGCCAGCGAATAAGCCGAAAAAAAACAATTTCAAAAAAACAGCTAAGCCAAAACCTAAATTGTCTTAG
- a CDS encoding 7-carboxy-7-deazaguanine synthase QueE, translating to MLTTHLEDIPTSVSLPVMEAFYTLQGEGFYQGKSAYFIRLGGCDVGCHWCDVKESWDINAHPKYSIQEIVEQAAQHPGKLAVVTGGEPLMHHLDALTDALHAAGIQTNIETSGVCEQVTGHWDWICFSPKKFKAPNPDIYTKAHELKVIIYNQSDFEWAESFAEKMSPTCMLYLQPEWSKMNSMLPQIIDYIKQNPKWRISLQVHKFMDIP from the coding sequence ATGCTTACTACTCATTTAGAAGATATACCAACGAGTGTTTCACTTCCTGTGATGGAGGCTTTTTATACGCTTCAAGGGGAAGGTTTTTATCAGGGAAAATCAGCTTATTTTATTCGCCTTGGGGGCTGCGACGTTGGCTGCCACTGGTGCGACGTAAAAGAATCATGGGATATTAATGCCCATCCCAAATACAGTATTCAGGAAATTGTAGAGCAGGCGGCCCAACACCCCGGCAAATTAGCCGTAGTAACTGGAGGCGAGCCACTGATGCACCATTTGGATGCCCTAACCGATGCCTTGCATGCCGCGGGTATTCAAACCAATATCGAAACTTCGGGCGTATGCGAGCAAGTAACGGGGCATTGGGATTGGATTTGTTTTTCTCCCAAAAAATTTAAAGCTCCTAATCCTGATATTTATACTAAAGCCCATGAATTAAAGGTTATTATTTATAACCAAAGCGACTTTGAGTGGGCCGAAAGCTTCGCAGAAAAAATGTCGCCCACGTGTATGCTTTATTTACAACCCGAATGGAGTAAAATGAATAGCATGCTTCCACAAATTATTGATTATATTAAGCAAAATCCAAAGTGGCGAATTTCGTTGCAAGTTCATAAATTTATGGATATTCCTTAA
- a CDS encoding family 20 glycosylhydrolase produces MKKLMILWVAFFLQNSSAIFSQTTSDSLLPIRGFCIAAPQSSQLDNFIKFIKTELAPRHVNRLILRVDYNYQFESHPELRNPQALSKKEVKKLVAVCQDNQIELIPQINLLGHQSWASTTENLLKVYPQFDETPHVQMPEKYVWPNPDGLYCKSYCPLHPDLHAIVWDLVDEICDVFQAKAFHAGMDEVFYLGDSKCPRCSGRDKAELFAGEVNLIRNHLALKNRKLWIWGDRLIDGKTTGIGEWEASYNNTHRAIDMLYKDIIICDWHYERPEQTAVYFASKGFSVITCPWRVPQNAILQTQDMRKFRQYANPEMKERYLGMMQTIWSGAESFIKEYYDTSNIQDPQKSQKATFIGLFNEINQVK; encoded by the coding sequence ATGAAAAAACTAATGATTCTATGGGTTGCGTTCTTTCTTCAAAATAGTTCGGCAATCTTTTCGCAAACTACTTCCGACAGCCTTCTGCCCATACGTGGTTTCTGTATTGCGGCTCCGCAGTCTAGTCAATTAGACAATTTTATCAAATTCATTAAAACCGAGCTTGCCCCTCGGCATGTCAACCGCCTGATACTTCGGGTTGATTACAATTACCAATTTGAGAGCCACCCCGAGCTACGCAACCCTCAAGCTCTTTCCAAAAAAGAAGTCAAGAAATTGGTAGCCGTTTGTCAAGACAACCAAATCGAACTAATTCCTCAAATCAATCTACTCGGTCATCAGTCATGGGCCAGCACTACCGAAAACTTGCTAAAAGTATATCCGCAGTTTGATGAAACACCTCATGTACAAATGCCCGAAAAATACGTTTGGCCCAACCCAGACGGCTTGTATTGCAAAAGCTACTGCCCTTTACACCCCGACCTCCACGCTATTGTTTGGGATTTGGTGGATGAAATATGCGATGTTTTTCAAGCCAAAGCTTTTCATGCAGGTATGGACGAGGTGTTTTATCTTGGCGATAGCAAATGCCCTCGCTGTAGTGGCCGAGACAAAGCAGAGCTTTTTGCAGGGGAAGTAAATTTGATTAGAAATCATTTAGCTCTCAAAAATCGGAAACTCTGGATTTGGGGCGACAGGCTTATCGACGGAAAAACTACGGGTATTGGCGAATGGGAAGCCAGCTACAACAACACTCACAGAGCCATTGATATGCTCTATAAAGACATTATTATATGCGACTGGCACTACGAACGTCCTGAGCAAACAGCGGTGTATTTTGCCAGCAAAGGTTTTAGTGTAATTACTTGTCCTTGGCGAGTACCGCAAAACGCTATTCTACAAACACAGGATATGCGAAAATTTAGGCAATACGCCAACCCCGAAATGAAAGAACGGTATCTTGGTATGATGCAAACAATTTGGTCGGGAGCTGAATCGTTTATAAAAGAGTATTATGATACAAGTAATATTCAAGACCCTCAAAAATCACAAAAAGCTACATTTATTGGACTTTTCAATGAAATCAATCAAGTTAAATAA
- a CDS encoding efflux RND transporter permease subunit gives MQNKSYAILIIFVVLTIVGIALIPKLSIQLNPSKNSGSLTVSYFWGNVSPEVLEHQVSAKLEGAFSTLQGIKKLSSVSGYGNGYITIEMDKSANLDQLRFEVATLIRQLYPQLPKEVSYPVISLNSPDQEMQQKPLISLQLNGQARLSDLKVYAEEQLKPQLAQIEGIYTVNVYGGNRQEWVLMYDRKQLESLQITENEIVKAISVQYQQSSIGLARDVQGQQMNVILSPKSQDIFTKKSAEEVREDLGKIALPLREKGDLQRIIHLSDILKVKRSEQPIEEFYRINGRNAVTLVIQADIGANQLALSKAIRLKLAEISKTLPPTYQTNIEYDATEYIKENLDKIWVQSGLAILILLAFVWLSTRSWRYTIVILWSLVINLALSFIVFYFLKIEIHLYSLAAITTSLGILIDNTIVMIDHYRRYRNLSVFMALLGATLTTIAGLTIIWFLPEEAKLDLLDFAIVMMVVLGISLVIALFFVPALIERIGFFAENQRIMNGASRRRIVGGSRVYTRVVLFLMRFRRTSFVLILLAFGLPVFMLPNKIDDSKPWARYYNASLGNEYYQENIQPTINKVLGGSLRLFVNYVYEKSYYTKNERTCLYVNAGLPNQATIEQMNDLYLRIESYLGQFKEIDRFITRIYNGQSGSMAIYFKPEYESSSFPYVLKNKMIVLSTEMSGIHWDIYGVGQGFSQHLDENSTPTFNVMMHGYNYNELERQANILKKHLEIHPRIQEVNINRNMDFWNNKSLYEYVLETDPKYLALYGRTNAEVYDYLQRQNVRSRPDIYQFMYGEYEQVKVVPDDSKNFDVWSLMNQSVKMDSTTVKLANFAKSTKQKISSEIHKENQEYLRMVSFEYFGSQNFGDKFLDKTLADFKTVLPLGYTAKKIGYDWYSYEAKKQYWLIGLVIVLIYIICAIIFESLLQPLALIMLIPISFIGVFLTFYWFDFNFDQGGYASFILLSGNVVCAAIFIIAEFNNLRKLYPSTKPFKLYIKAYNHKIIPIFLTVLSTVVGLIPFLIYGQNEVFWFALGIGTIGGLMMSLIGIILYLPLFLKIDK, from the coding sequence ATGCAAAATAAATCTTATGCTATTCTTATTATTTTTGTTGTTCTCACTATAGTTGGCATTGCACTTATTCCCAAATTATCTATTCAGCTCAATCCTTCTAAAAACTCGGGGAGTCTAACTGTATCTTATTTTTGGGGCAATGTTTCGCCAGAAGTACTTGAACACCAGGTTTCTGCAAAGCTGGAGGGAGCATTTAGTACATTACAAGGAATTAAAAAGTTGAGTTCAGTGTCGGGTTATGGCAATGGATACATTACTATCGAAATGGATAAATCGGCTAATCTTGACCAATTGCGTTTTGAAGTTGCAACACTCATAAGACAACTGTACCCTCAACTCCCCAAAGAGGTAAGCTATCCCGTTATTAGCCTCAATTCGCCCGACCAAGAAATGCAACAAAAACCCTTGATTTCTTTACAGCTTAATGGACAAGCACGTTTGAGTGATTTGAAGGTATATGCCGAAGAGCAGTTGAAACCTCAATTGGCCCAAATCGAAGGAATCTACACTGTAAATGTCTATGGTGGAAATCGTCAAGAATGGGTTTTGATGTATGATAGAAAGCAATTGGAGAGTTTGCAAATAACTGAAAATGAAATTGTTAAGGCTATATCTGTACAATATCAACAAAGTAGCATAGGCTTGGCTCGTGATGTTCAGGGCCAACAAATGAATGTTATATTAAGTCCAAAATCGCAGGATATTTTCACCAAAAAATCAGCCGAAGAAGTTAGGGAAGATTTAGGGAAAATAGCCTTGCCTTTAAGAGAAAAAGGCGATTTGCAGAGAATAATTCACCTTTCAGATATATTGAAAGTAAAGCGTAGCGAACAGCCTATCGAAGAGTTTTATAGAATAAATGGTAGAAATGCCGTTACACTGGTTATACAAGCCGACATAGGGGCCAACCAACTGGCTTTGTCCAAGGCTATTCGATTAAAATTAGCAGAAATTTCAAAAACACTTCCGCCAACCTACCAAACCAATATTGAATATGATGCAACTGAATATATCAAAGAAAACTTAGATAAAATCTGGGTACAGTCGGGCTTGGCTATCTTGATTTTATTGGCTTTTGTGTGGCTTTCTACCCGTAGCTGGCGATATACCATAGTGATTTTATGGAGTTTAGTGATTAATTTGGCTTTATCGTTTATTGTCTTTTATTTCCTCAAAATCGAAATACATCTGTATTCTCTGGCTGCTATTACAACGTCTTTGGGTATTTTGATTGATAATACAATTGTTATGATTGACCATTATCGCCGATACAGAAACCTAAGTGTTTTTATGGCCTTATTGGGTGCTACCTTAACTACTATTGCTGGGTTGACAATTATTTGGTTTTTGCCCGAAGAGGCTAAATTAGACTTGTTAGACTTTGCCATAGTGATGATGGTGGTATTGGGAATATCCTTGGTGATTGCCTTATTTTTTGTTCCAGCATTGATAGAAAGAATAGGTTTTTTTGCTGAAAATCAGCGGATTATGAATGGTGCTAGTCGGCGGAGAATTGTTGGGGGTAGTCGAGTGTATACAAGGGTGGTACTTTTTCTTATGCGTTTTCGCAGAACATCCTTTGTGTTGATATTGCTTGCCTTTGGCTTGCCTGTATTTATGTTGCCCAATAAGATAGACGACTCAAAGCCTTGGGCAAGGTATTATAATGCTAGCTTAGGAAATGAATATTACCAAGAGAATATCCAACCAACGATTAATAAGGTATTGGGAGGGAGTTTGCGGTTGTTTGTGAACTATGTTTACGAAAAATCTTATTATACAAAGAATGAACGTACATGTCTATATGTCAATGCTGGATTGCCCAATCAGGCTACTATCGAACAAATGAATGATTTGTATTTACGAATAGAAAGTTATTTAGGCCAATTTAAGGAAATAGACCGATTTATTACTCGGATTTATAATGGACAGAGTGGAAGTATGGCTATTTATTTTAAACCAGAATATGAAAGTAGTTCGTTTCCTTATGTCCTAAAAAATAAAATGATTGTACTTTCAACCGAAATGAGCGGTATCCATTGGGATATTTATGGCGTAGGGCAAGGGTTTAGTCAGCATTTGGACGAAAATAGTACGCCTACTTTTAATGTAATGATGCACGGGTATAATTATAATGAATTGGAACGCCAAGCCAATATATTGAAGAAGCACTTGGAAATACATCCTAGAATTCAGGAGGTAAATATCAATAGGAATATGGATTTTTGGAATAATAAAAGCCTATACGAATATGTATTAGAAACCGACCCCAAGTATTTAGCCCTGTACGGACGAACCAATGCCGAAGTGTACGATTACTTACAACGTCAAAATGTACGCTCACGCCCAGATATTTATCAATTTATGTATGGCGAATACGAACAGGTTAAAGTTGTGCCAGACGATAGTAAAAACTTTGACGTGTGGTCATTAATGAATCAGTCGGTAAAAATGGATAGTACTACTGTAAAACTGGCTAATTTTGCCAAGTCTACCAAGCAAAAAATCAGTTCTGAAATTCATAAAGAGAATCAGGAATATCTTAGAATGGTAAGTTTTGAGTATTTTGGGAGTCAAAATTTTGGAGATAAATTTTTAGATAAAACCTTAGCTGATTTCAAAACAGTACTTCCGTTGGGTTATACCGCCAAAAAAATAGGCTATGATTGGTACAGCTATGAGGCCAAAAAGCAATATTGGTTGATAGGCTTGGTCATAGTGCTAATTTATATCATTTGTGCCATTATTTTTGAGTCGTTGTTACAGCCTTTGGCATTAATCATGCTAATACCAATTTCGTTTATTGGTGTTTTTCTAACATTTTATTGGTTCGACTTTAACTTTGACCAAGGGGGCTATGCTTCTTTTATCTTACTGAGTGGCAATGTAGTGTGTGCCGCTATTTTTATTATTGCAGAGTTCAATAATTTACGAAAGTTATACCCTTCTACAAAGCCGTTTAAGTTGTATATCAAAGCCTATAATCACAAAATTATTCCTATTTTCCTTACGGTACTTTCAACGGTAGTAGGCTTAATTCCATTTTTGATTTATGGACAAAATGAAGTTTTTTGGTTTGCTCTTGGCATAGGCACAATAGGAGGGTTAATGATGTCATTAATAGGGATTATTTTGTATTTGCCTTTGTTCTTAAAAATAGATAAATAA
- a CDS encoding OmpA family protein produces the protein MNTLIRNLVNCTLTSLLSFVFFTVSGQVTLSTTNKKAINAYEKGITALQQRNIDEAFGQFEEAIERDRLFAEAYYQLGRLYEQNRQFGNALLNYEKSFNANDSTTVSVNTLQSISSLYQRKGDYEKALVYLEKLIARLPANNLLAKQKALKALNNTQFALHAVQNPLNFNPVVLPNEVNRFDSQYFPVLTADRETLVFTAQDHNDHDENLYVSQWKNNQWSSPKSISENINSPQNEGTASISADGRTLVFTSCDGRRGLGSCDLFISHKEGDNWGKPINMGAAINSSEWESQPSLSADGHTLYFVSDRRGSIGKRDIWVSIQDSVGNWQKATNLGNVINTPDDELSPFIHANGTTLFFASEGHTGMGGLDLFMAQRQGNNWKQPENLGYPINTQDDQVALYITADGQKGYYSLEQDLGERYKKAKIVELTLPTALQEKIQKSTFLKGIVYDAKTNQKLQADIELVSLNQKSIVGKFASDNQTGEYTTVLNTEGQYAIFVSRNGYFFKSLNFDFMNRTALDKVLDIALEPIQKNAKEVLNNIFFEVGKWELKPESTLELDKLVTLLKANSQLMLEISGHTDDVGKDSDNLILSQKRAKSVMDYLVSKGINPLKIKAEGYGESRPFVENTSEENRKLNRRIEVKFY, from the coding sequence ATGAACACATTGATTAGAAACCTAGTAAATTGTACTTTAACAAGTTTATTGTCCTTTGTTTTTTTTACTGTATCTGGACAGGTTACACTTTCTACCACCAACAAAAAGGCGATTAATGCTTATGAAAAGGGTATTACAGCCCTACAACAACGCAATATCGACGAGGCTTTTGGGCAATTTGAAGAGGCTATTGAACGCGACCGCCTTTTTGCCGAAGCCTATTACCAACTAGGTCGCCTGTACGAACAAAACAGGCAATTTGGCAATGCTTTGCTCAATTACGAAAAAAGCTTTAATGCTAACGACTCCACCACGGTGTCGGTAAATACCTTACAAAGTATTAGCTCGTTGTATCAACGAAAAGGCGATTATGAAAAGGCCCTTGTATACCTCGAAAAGCTAATAGCTCGCCTTCCTGCCAATAATTTATTGGCCAAACAAAAAGCACTAAAGGCATTGAACAATACGCAGTTTGCCCTTCATGCAGTTCAAAATCCTCTTAATTTTAATCCTGTTGTATTACCCAACGAAGTAAACCGCTTCGACTCACAGTATTTTCCTGTACTTACAGCCGACCGTGAAACGCTCGTTTTTACAGCACAAGACCACAACGACCACGACGAAAATCTCTATGTTTCTCAGTGGAAAAACAACCAATGGTCGTCGCCTAAAAGTATTTCTGAAAATATTAATTCACCCCAAAACGAAGGTACGGCTAGTATCTCGGCCGATGGCCGAACCTTGGTATTTACCTCATGCGATGGCCGACGAGGGCTAGGCAGTTGCGACTTATTTATTAGCCACAAAGAAGGCGATAATTGGGGTAAACCTATCAATATGGGGGCTGCTATCAATAGCAGCGAATGGGAATCGCAACCTTCGTTATCGGCCGATGGCCATACCCTTTATTTTGTTTCAGACCGACGTGGTAGTATTGGCAAACGTGATATATGGGTTAGCATACAGGATTCGGTAGGTAATTGGCAAAAAGCAACCAACCTTGGTAATGTTATTAATACCCCCGACGACGAACTGTCGCCCTTTATTCATGCCAATGGCACTACTCTGTTTTTTGCTTCGGAAGGACATACGGGCATGGGTGGCCTCGACTTGTTTATGGCTCAACGCCAGGGAAATAACTGGAAACAACCCGAAAATCTAGGATACCCCATCAATACACAAGACGACCAAGTGGCGTTGTATATTACCGCCGATGGACAAAAAGGATATTATTCACTTGAACAAGATTTGGGCGAACGTTACAAAAAAGCCAAAATTGTAGAGCTTACTTTGCCTACTGCACTTCAAGAAAAAATCCAAAAATCTACGTTTTTGAAAGGTATTGTTTATGATGCCAAAACCAACCAAAAGCTACAAGCTGATATTGAACTAGTTTCATTAAATCAAAAAAGTATTGTAGGTAAGTTTGCATCCGACAACCAAACCGGCGAATACACCACAGTACTCAATACTGAAGGGCAATATGCCATTTTTGTTAGTAGAAATGGTTATTTTTTTAAAAGTCTTAATTTTGACTTTATGAATCGCACTGCCCTCGACAAGGTGTTGGATATTGCCCTCGAACCAATTCAAAAAAATGCCAAGGAGGTTCTAAACAATATTTTCTTTGAGGTTGGTAAATGGGAGTTAAAACCCGAATCGACCCTAGAACTCGATAAACTGGTAACGTTACTCAAGGCCAATTCGCAATTGATGCTAGAAATATCAGGCCATACCGACGACGTAGGAAAGGATTCTGACAATTTGATATTATCTCAAAAAAGAGCTAAATCGGTCATGGATTACCTTGTTAGTAAAGGAATTAATCCCCTCAAAATCAAAGCAGAAGGGTACGGAGAGAGTCGTCCGTTTGTAGAAAATACATCGGAAGAAAATCGAAAACTTAACCGACGCATTGAAGTGAAGTTTTATTAA
- a CDS encoding sugar transferase, with amino-acid sequence MTNYEYAPPQKKIFFVENDTNIVVSFLKKFGQELQVKVIDTSDEALELLKTSYAPDAVIISKYAGGLKFLEQVRSNAWTKALPVIITSQEVSSGLVKEVIAKKGDDVFPSDFSSGDLLIRLDYFIKRRHYVAMQQTKSNSLDVKIPWWKRTFDVLSTGAAILLLSPLLIIVAILIKLDSKGPIVYKSKRVGAGYKIFDLYKFRTMRTDADQLIKNMESLNMYAKENKATQSNKSGYCDDCKLAGTDCQQSMYLDGKVVCEKQYLAEKNSKVAFMKFQNDPRITRLGKFLRNTSIDELPQLFNIFAGDISLVGNRPLPLYEAEKLTTDDYIYRFAGPGGLTGLWQVTKRGKGKKDMTEEERIQLDIEYAKNFSFKMDLMIILKTFPALLQSENV; translated from the coding sequence ATGACAAACTATGAATATGCCCCCCCACAAAAAAAAATATTCTTTGTCGAGAATGATACCAATATTGTTGTTAGTTTTCTCAAAAAATTTGGTCAAGAATTACAAGTAAAAGTTATTGATACAAGCGACGAAGCACTAGAGTTACTAAAAACGAGCTATGCTCCTGATGCTGTAATTATTAGCAAATATGCAGGTGGACTAAAGTTTTTAGAGCAGGTTCGAAGCAATGCCTGGACCAAAGCCCTCCCTGTTATTATTACGTCGCAAGAGGTAAGTTCGGGCTTAGTCAAAGAAGTGATTGCCAAAAAAGGGGACGACGTTTTTCCAAGTGATTTTAGTTCGGGTGATTTATTGATACGGCTCGACTATTTCATCAAACGTCGTCACTATGTAGCCATGCAACAAACCAAGTCTAATAGCCTCGACGTAAAAATCCCTTGGTGGAAGCGTACTTTCGATGTGCTTTCGACAGGAGCAGCCATTTTGTTGCTTTCGCCCTTGTTGATCATTGTTGCTATTCTGATAAAACTAGATTCTAAAGGCCCAATTGTTTATAAATCAAAACGGGTAGGGGCAGGCTACAAAATTTTTGACCTCTATAAGTTTAGAACAATGCGTACCGATGCCGACCAATTGATTAAAAACATGGAGTCGCTGAATATGTATGCCAAAGAAAATAAGGCTACTCAAAGTAACAAATCAGGGTATTGCGACGATTGTAAACTAGCTGGTACTGACTGCCAGCAGTCGATGTATCTGGACGGAAAAGTGGTTTGTGAAAAACAATACCTTGCCGAAAAAAATAGTAAGGTAGCTTTTATGAAATTTCAAAATGACCCAAGAATTACACGATTGGGCAAGTTTTTGAGAAATACCAGTATCGATGAACTCCCACAGCTTTTTAATATCTTCGCAGGCGATATTTCATTGGTTGGCAATAGACCCTTGCCTCTTTACGAAGCCGAAAAACTTACTACCGACGACTATATCTATCGTTTTGCTGGCCCGGGTGGCCTAACAGGTCTTTGGCAGGTAACAAAGCGTGGAAAAGGTAAAAAAGATATGACCGAAGAAGAAAGAATTCAATTGGACATTGAGTATGCCAAAAACTTTTCGTTTAAAATGGATTTAATGATAATCCTAAAAACATTTCCAGCATTGTTACAGTCTGAAAATGTTTGA
- a CDS encoding response regulator transcription factor produces the protein MEKKLTLLIIDDEPSTRIVLEHFLKKDFSVIVKNDGMEGLSLLEEGTDIDFIIADLNMPNLNGKEFLKILRASNLFGDIPIIILSGTDESKERIDCLNSGADDFMLKPFNPMEVQAKIRAILRRISK, from the coding sequence ATGGAAAAAAAATTGACACTCCTCATTATTGATGATGAACCTAGTACAAGAATTGTTTTAGAACACTTTTTGAAAAAAGATTTTAGTGTAATTGTCAAAAACGATGGGATGGAAGGCTTATCATTGCTAGAAGAAGGTACTGATATTGACTTTATTATTGCCGATTTGAATATGCCTAATCTTAATGGAAAAGAGTTTTTGAAAATCTTGAGAGCCAGTAATTTATTTGGTGATATTCCAATTATTATTCTTTCAGGTACCGACGAAAGTAAAGAAAGAATCGATTGCCTAAATTCTGGGGCAGATGATTTTATGTTAAAACCTTTTAACCCCATGGAGGTACAGGCAAAAATCAGGGCAATATTACGTCGTATTAGTAAATAA